A DNA window from Planctomycetota bacterium contains the following coding sequences:
- a CDS encoding sugar phosphate isomerase/epimerase, which translates to MNPRPELDRRSFLAGASLLAGAAAAASTRPLWAAPSASDTSYPLAGRLYKTLKVGMIKVPGTLTDKFKAAKAAGFQGVEMAAPGMDVAETRKAIAESGLPVDGTVCGSHWQIRHTSADPATRAQALKDLQTALRDTHAVGGHSVLLVVGKGEDGPEQEIWQRSVENIAKAVPLAAELGVAIVIENVWNQFLYDHTGGATQTADKYVKYVDEFHSPWVGMQFDIGNHWKYGSMGDWIRQLDKRVLKLDIKGFSRTNNKFTPIGEGDIDYADVRKALTEINFHGWLAAEVGGGDLKELTSIAQQMDVAFGL; encoded by the coding sequence ATGAATCCACGCCCTGAACTTGATCGTCGTTCGTTTCTGGCTGGTGCTTCGTTGCTGGCTGGCGCCGCGGCCGCCGCGTCGACGCGCCCGTTGTGGGCCGCTCCGTCGGCGAGTGACACCTCGTACCCGCTGGCCGGCCGGCTCTACAAGACGCTCAAGGTCGGCATGATCAAGGTCCCCGGCACGCTGACCGATAAGTTCAAGGCGGCGAAAGCAGCCGGCTTTCAAGGGGTCGAAATGGCCGCGCCAGGCATGGACGTGGCCGAGACGCGAAAGGCGATTGCCGAGTCGGGCTTGCCGGTCGACGGAACCGTTTGTGGTTCGCACTGGCAGATTCGTCACACCAGCGCCGACCCGGCCACCCGGGCTCAGGCGCTCAAGGATTTACAGACCGCACTCCGCGATACGCACGCCGTCGGCGGCCACAGCGTGCTGCTCGTCGTCGGCAAGGGAGAAGACGGACCCGAGCAGGAAATCTGGCAACGCTCGGTCGAGAACATCGCCAAGGCGGTGCCGCTGGCCGCTGAGTTGGGCGTGGCGATTGTCATCGAGAACGTCTGGAACCAGTTCCTCTATGACCATACCGGCGGCGCGACTCAGACGGCCGACAAGTACGTGAAGTACGTCGATGAGTTTCACTCCCCCTGGGTCGGCATGCAGTTCGACATTGGCAACCACTGGAAGTACGGCAGCATGGGGGACTGGATTCGCCAGCTCGACAAACGCGTGCTCAAGCTCGACATCAAAGGCTTCTCGCGCACGAACAACAAGTTCACGCCGATCGGCGAAGGGGACATCGACTACGCCGACGTCCGCAAAGCGCTCACCGAGATCAACTTCCACGGCTGGCTGGCGGCCGAAGTTGGCGGCGGCGATCTGAAAGAGCTGACGAGCATTGCCCAGCAAATGGACGTGGCGTTCGGGCTGTAA
- a CDS encoding carboxypeptidase regulatory-like domain-containing protein codes for MQSVRGFILGGLFLWGAIAPVGSASAAEIAILTADNWNAWVPAGKEVDAIYGDIVIRNDKLVAVIAQPLVTRNANMTVKNVGGCLLDFTTREGQNDQLGAWYPLGKAANWRTVTTTPAVSEQSPTAKAERIVVRVGAVIQEGKLTAETTYELADGDGRLAVTTTFKNSTDKPIDYDAADEIRADGTVYTKGTAGALAWNYDRWWNAAYGVIIDQPEGNKPSATSRKLSIPAGGTAAIARHVYVASDLNQLLQVAGAANEPGAKPAVITVTDEAGKPLAGAYVELKQDDKVIAAGKTGSDGMFIASLTAPAKASVSSPHHGERTLEVTAGGQHAVKLPTAGTVVASVTNQAGGPIPCKVQFRGAGDTKNPNFFDKSGEHAVGNLYYSHTGAFRLELPPGKYDCTVSYGPEYDIVEQQLEVLAGSETRLSAKLIRTVDTRGWVSGDFHNHASPSGDNISSQYGRVLNLLCEHVEYAPCTEHNRISTYVPHLKRLGVEHLMGTCTGIELTSSPLPLGHMNSFPLHMHDHTQDNGAPLPDADPQAQIERLALWDNRSEKLVQQNHPDLGWLLFDKNGDGKPDEGYQRVLAHMDVVEVHPPQNIFKPALIDGKDGQKNNTIFNWLQLLNQGARVPGVVNTDAHYNIHGSGWLRNWIECPTDDPAKIEVLDIVHAAEHGHIVMSNGPFLEVNLQAAQPGPRSQGTAGDDIDAPTGKATLSVRVQCANWLDVDRVQVFINGAPQPELNFTRKSHPDMFGSKVVKFEQKIPLALKSDAHVIVATIGEQSKLGHVMGPEHAKTPPVAVSNPIYVDVDGQGFKPNQDTLGAPLPVKSPGSKK; via the coding sequence ATGCAATCTGTTCGCGGATTCATCCTGGGCGGGCTGTTCCTGTGGGGCGCGATCGCGCCGGTCGGTTCGGCCAGCGCCGCCGAGATCGCCATCCTGACCGCCGACAACTGGAACGCCTGGGTGCCAGCCGGCAAAGAGGTCGACGCCATCTACGGCGACATCGTCATCCGCAATGACAAGCTGGTGGCGGTCATCGCCCAGCCGTTGGTCACACGCAACGCCAACATGACGGTCAAGAACGTCGGCGGCTGTCTGCTCGATTTCACTACGCGCGAAGGACAGAACGACCAGCTCGGCGCTTGGTATCCACTGGGCAAGGCCGCCAATTGGCGCACGGTTACCACGACCCCCGCCGTCAGCGAGCAGTCGCCAACCGCCAAGGCCGAACGGATCGTCGTCCGCGTCGGCGCGGTGATCCAGGAAGGGAAACTGACCGCCGAAACCACCTACGAGTTGGCCGACGGTGACGGCCGACTGGCCGTGACGACTACATTCAAGAACTCGACTGACAAGCCGATTGACTACGACGCGGCCGACGAGATTCGCGCCGACGGGACTGTGTACACCAAAGGAACCGCAGGCGCGCTCGCCTGGAACTATGACCGCTGGTGGAACGCCGCGTATGGCGTGATCATCGACCAGCCCGAAGGGAATAAGCCGTCGGCCACCAGCCGCAAGTTGTCGATCCCGGCCGGAGGCACGGCCGCAATTGCGCGGCACGTCTACGTGGCCAGCGACTTGAACCAGTTGCTGCAAGTGGCCGGCGCGGCCAACGAACCCGGCGCGAAGCCCGCCGTCATCACCGTCACCGACGAGGCGGGCAAGCCGCTGGCCGGCGCTTACGTCGAGTTGAAGCAAGACGACAAGGTCATCGCCGCGGGCAAGACGGGATCAGACGGCATGTTTATCGCCTCGCTCACGGCGCCGGCCAAGGCCAGTGTGTCGTCACCGCATCATGGCGAGCGGACGCTCGAAGTCACCGCCGGCGGCCAACACGCAGTCAAGCTCCCCACGGCCGGCACCGTGGTGGCATCAGTCACCAATCAAGCCGGCGGGCCGATTCCCTGCAAGGTCCAGTTCCGCGGCGCGGGCGACACCAAGAACCCGAACTTCTTCGACAAGTCGGGCGAGCACGCCGTCGGCAATTTGTACTACTCGCACACCGGCGCGTTCCGGTTGGAGTTGCCGCCGGGCAAGTACGACTGCACGGTTAGTTACGGCCCCGAGTACGACATCGTCGAGCAGCAGCTTGAAGTCCTGGCCGGCTCCGAAACCCGGCTGAGCGCCAAGCTGATTCGCACGGTCGACACCCGCGGCTGGGTGAGCGGCGATTTTCACAACCACGCCAGCCCGTCGGGGGACAACATTTCGAGCCAATACGGCCGGGTGTTGAACCTGCTGTGCGAGCACGTGGAATACGCCCCCTGCACCGAGCACAACCGCATTTCGACCTACGTGCCGCACCTGAAACGGCTGGGAGTCGAGCACCTGATGGGCACCTGCACTGGCATCGAGCTGACCAGTTCGCCGTTGCCGCTGGGACACATGAACTCGTTCCCCTTGCACATGCACGACCACACGCAAGACAACGGCGCGCCGCTGCCCGACGCCGATCCCCAGGCGCAGATCGAACGACTGGCCCTGTGGGACAATCGCAGCGAAAAGCTCGTCCAGCAGAATCATCCCGATCTGGGCTGGCTGCTGTTTGACAAGAACGGCGACGGCAAGCCGGACGAGGGTTATCAGCGCGTTCTGGCGCACATGGACGTCGTCGAGGTCCACCCGCCGCAGAACATCTTCAAGCCGGCCCTGATCGATGGCAAAGACGGCCAGAAGAACAACACCATCTTCAACTGGCTGCAACTGCTGAACCAGGGCGCGCGCGTGCCGGGCGTGGTCAACACCGACGCCCATTACAACATTCACGGCTCGGGCTGGCTGAGGAACTGGATCGAATGCCCGACCGACGACCCGGCCAAGATCGAAGTGCTGGACATTGTCCACGCGGCCGAGCATGGCCATATCGTGATGTCGAACGGGCCGTTTCTGGAAGTGAACCTACAAGCGGCCCAGCCCGGCCCACGCTCGCAAGGGACCGCCGGCGACGACATCGACGCGCCGACTGGCAAGGCGACCTTGTCGGTGCGGGTGCAGTGCGCCAACTGGCTGGACGTCGACCGAGTCCAGGTGTTCATCAACGGCGCGCCGCAGCCTGAACTGAACTTCACGCGCAAGTCGCACCCCGACATGTTTGGCTCGAAGGTAGTCAAGTTCGAGCAGAAGATTCCGCTCGCGCTCAAGAGCGACGCGCATGTGATCGTGGCCACGATCGGCGAGCAGTCCAAGCTGGGGCACGTGATGGGCCCCGAGCACGCCAAGACGCCGCCGGTCGCCGTGTCGAACCCGATCTACGTCGACGTGGACGGCCAAGGCTTCAAGCCGAACCAAGACACGCTCGGCGCGCCCTTGCCGGTGAAATCGCCCGGCTCGAAGAAGTGA
- a CDS encoding amidohydrolase family protein → MKRWGILLTVVTLVAVAGSAHAATIIHAGRLIDGRSDQPKTRQSIVIEGDRITRVVDGYLEPGPDDKLIQFTDRTVMPGLMDMHTHLQSQHSKDSYTERFFMDQADYALRSTHFARVTLMAGFTTVRDLGDNGVNSIALRKAIDQGWTPGPRIFTSGKSLATTGGHADPTNSLRGDYRRDPGPLEGVINGADDARKAVRQRYKDGADLIKLTATGGVLSLAASGQNPQFTDEELRAVVQTAKDYNMIVAVHAHGTEGMKRAVLAGVDSIEHGTFMTDEVIALMKERGTWWVPTNLAGKWVAEKAKEPGYFPEIVRPKAAAIGPVIRETFAKAYTAGVKIAFGTDSGVSPHGQNAEEFELMVAGGMPPMKAIQSATIQAARLLRIDDRLGTIEATKIADIIAVEGDPLADISKMHKVVFVMKQGAVFKSP, encoded by the coding sequence ATGAAGCGCTGGGGCATCTTGTTGACGGTCGTCACTCTCGTAGCGGTCGCCGGCTCGGCGCACGCGGCCACCATCATTCATGCCGGCCGGTTGATCGACGGGCGGAGCGATCAGCCGAAGACGCGGCAGTCGATCGTGATCGAAGGGGATCGCATCACGCGCGTCGTCGACGGTTACCTGGAACCCGGCCCGGACGACAAGCTGATTCAATTCACCGACCGGACGGTGATGCCTGGCCTGATGGACATGCACACCCATCTGCAATCGCAGCACTCGAAAGATTCGTATACCGAGCGGTTCTTCATGGACCAGGCCGACTACGCCCTGCGCTCCACGCATTTTGCCCGCGTGACGCTGATGGCGGGCTTTACCACGGTGCGCGATCTGGGGGACAACGGCGTCAACTCGATTGCGCTGCGCAAAGCAATCGATCAGGGCTGGACGCCCGGGCCGCGCATCTTCACCTCGGGTAAATCGCTGGCCACCACCGGCGGGCACGCCGATCCGACCAACTCGCTGCGGGGCGACTATCGCCGCGATCCGGGCCCGCTCGAAGGGGTGATCAACGGCGCCGACGACGCCCGCAAGGCCGTGCGCCAGCGCTACAAGGACGGCGCCGATCTGATCAAGCTGACCGCTACCGGCGGCGTGCTGAGCCTGGCGGCCAGCGGGCAGAATCCGCAGTTCACCGACGAGGAGCTGCGGGCCGTGGTCCAGACGGCCAAGGATTACAACATGATCGTGGCCGTTCACGCCCACGGCACCGAAGGGATGAAGCGCGCGGTCCTGGCCGGGGTCGACTCGATCGAGCATGGCACGTTCATGACCGATGAAGTGATCGCGCTGATGAAAGAACGCGGCACGTGGTGGGTGCCGACCAACCTGGCCGGCAAGTGGGTGGCCGAGAAGGCCAAGGAGCCGGGCTATTTTCCCGAGATCGTCCGCCCCAAGGCCGCCGCCATCGGGCCCGTGATTCGCGAGACGTTTGCCAAGGCCTACACGGCCGGCGTGAAGATCGCCTTTGGCACTGACTCGGGCGTGTCGCCCCACGGGCAGAACGCCGAAGAGTTCGAGTTGATGGTCGCCGGCGGCATGCCCCCAATGAAGGCCATTCAATCGGCCACGATTCAAGCGGCCCGGCTGCTGCGCATCGATGACCGCTTGGGAACGATCGAAGCCACGAAGATCGCCGACATCATCGCCGTCGAAGGCGATCCGCTGGCCGACATCAGCAAGATGCACAAGGTCGTGTTCGTGATGAAGCAAGGCGCCGTATTCAAGTCACCTTAA
- a CDS encoding DUF1080 domain-containing protein produces MSLTLAIVPLAAGALAAEPVAPPPGFTALFNGQNLQGWYGWSTRDPADLWGMSDEEKAKYKQQSIEGGLLNKKGEPLNDHLNAHWKVENGELVNDGHGLYLTTDKDYGDFELLLEYKALPLGDSGVYLRGTPQVQIWDTTNGDPRGLGQDKGSGGLWNNRKGSPGKDPLKKMDKPLGEWNSMRITMIGERVTVALNGEVVVDNAPLENFFANRKTGYLAYGKPGATSSDASAAKAPNGFMLDPVYAKGPIQLQTHGSEIRWRNVFVREISGDEANKILAARDADGYVELNNGKDLSNWQGAVNNYEVLDGAIVCKPGKGGDLLTKDEYEDVLIRFEFKLPPAGNNGIALRTPLGKHSAADGLEIQVIDSDGYNAKAKTPLLPYQYHGSLYHCVGAKHGYLRPVGEWNFEEIEVRGQKIKVTLNGTKILDVDIDSFDRSQIAHPPKGLDNRKGFVGFAGHSDPVAYRSFKVKAL; encoded by the coding sequence ATGTCGCTGACTCTGGCGATTGTCCCCCTGGCCGCCGGCGCGTTGGCCGCCGAGCCGGTCGCCCCGCCGCCGGGCTTCACCGCGCTGTTCAACGGCCAAAACCTGCAGGGTTGGTACGGCTGGTCCACGCGCGACCCGGCGGACCTCTGGGGGATGAGCGACGAGGAAAAAGCCAAGTACAAGCAGCAATCGATCGAGGGTGGCCTGCTTAACAAGAAGGGCGAACCACTGAACGATCACCTGAACGCCCACTGGAAAGTTGAAAACGGCGAGCTGGTGAACGACGGGCACGGGCTCTACCTGACGACTGACAAGGACTACGGCGACTTCGAGCTGTTGCTCGAGTACAAGGCCTTGCCCTTGGGTGACAGCGGCGTCTACCTGCGCGGCACGCCGCAAGTGCAGATTTGGGACACCACGAACGGCGATCCGCGCGGCCTGGGCCAGGACAAGGGCTCGGGAGGTCTGTGGAACAACCGCAAGGGTTCGCCCGGCAAGGATCCGTTGAAGAAAATGGATAAGCCACTGGGCGAGTGGAACAGCATGCGGATCACCATGATCGGCGAGCGTGTGACCGTCGCCTTGAACGGTGAAGTGGTGGTTGACAACGCGCCCTTGGAGAACTTCTTTGCCAATCGCAAGACCGGCTACCTGGCCTATGGCAAGCCCGGCGCGACCAGCAGCGACGCTTCGGCCGCGAAGGCGCCGAACGGCTTCATGCTCGACCCGGTCTACGCCAAGGGGCCGATCCAACTGCAAACCCACGGCAGCGAGATTCGCTGGCGCAACGTCTTTGTTCGTGAAATCAGCGGCGACGAAGCAAACAAGATTCTCGCCGCGCGCGACGCCGACGGCTACGTCGAATTGAACAACGGCAAGGATCTGAGCAACTGGCAAGGAGCGGTGAACAATTACGAAGTGCTCGACGGCGCGATCGTCTGCAAGCCCGGCAAGGGGGGCGACCTGCTGACCAAGGACGAGTACGAAGACGTCCTGATCCGCTTCGAGTTCAAGCTGCCGCCGGCCGGTAACAACGGCATCGCGCTGCGCACGCCACTGGGCAAACATTCGGCGGCCGATGGCCTGGAAATCCAGGTCATCGACAGCGATGGTTACAACGCCAAGGCCAAGACCCCGCTGTTGCCGTATCAGTACCACGGCTCGCTGTACCACTGCGTCGGCGCCAAGCACGGCTATCTGCGGCCGGTGGGCGAGTGGAACTTTGAAGAGATCGAAGTCCGCGGCCAGAAGATCAAGGTCACGCTCAACGGAACCAAGATTCTGGATGTGGACATCGATTCGTTCGACCGCAGCCAGATCGCGCACCCGCCCAAAGGGCTCGACAATCGCAAGGGGTTCGTCGGCTTCGCCGGTCACAGCGACCCGGTCGCGTACCGCAGCTTCAAAGTCAAAGCGTTGTAA
- a CDS encoding plasmid pRiA4b ORF-3 family protein: MQVVSFTMKELNQLNDEIGTAAVYAPSPHKKRLLSVLNKIGVFLEEASDSTLGNESPQAKSQSSGVFQFKITLLGSKPPIWRRIQVQDCTLDRLHDHIQTAMGWTNSHLHQFEIKGNRYGNPEQLDDGFDDFECVDSTKTKLHDILPRKGKAFRFKYEYDFGDGWEHEILFEGCPPVDPKAKYPLCLAGARACPPEDCGGIWGYYELLEVIRDPKHEDHENRLEWIGGSFDPEEFDPQKTSKEMKRGLPDWRS; the protein is encoded by the coding sequence ATGCAGGTCGTGTCATTCACGATGAAGGAACTCAACCAGTTGAACGACGAGATCGGCACGGCCGCGGTTTACGCACCGAGCCCCCACAAGAAGAGGTTGCTTTCGGTCCTGAACAAGATCGGCGTGTTTTTGGAGGAGGCCAGCGACTCAACCCTGGGGAACGAATCTCCGCAAGCCAAGTCCCAATCATCCGGCGTGTTTCAATTCAAGATCACCCTGCTTGGCTCCAAGCCGCCGATCTGGCGGCGAATTCAGGTTCAAGACTGCACGCTCGACAGACTGCATGACCACATCCAGACGGCAATGGGCTGGACCAACAGCCATCTTCACCAGTTCGAGATCAAAGGGAACCGATACGGCAATCCCGAACAACTCGACGACGGCTTCGATGACTTCGAGTGTGTCGATTCCACCAAGACAAAGCTCCATGACATCCTGCCCCGAAAAGGGAAAGCCTTCCGGTTCAAATACGAATATGACTTCGGCGACGGCTGGGAACACGAAATCCTTTTCGAGGGCTGTCCGCCCGTCGATCCCAAAGCCAAGTACCCGCTCTGCCTGGCAGGCGCGCGTGCCTGTCCACCCGAGGATTGCGGCGGCATCTGGGGCTATTACGAGCTTCTCGAAGTCATCCGCGATCCGAAGCACGAGGATCACGAGAATCGGTTGGAATGGATCGGCGGCTCTTTTGACCCAGAGGAATTCGATCCGCAGAAGACCTCGAAGGAAATGAAACGCGGGCTGCCGGATTGGCGCTCATAG
- a CDS encoding VOC family protein has translation MTTDEPLRPIDPGVRIGHVHLKVADLERALRFYCGVLGFELTQRYGTQAAFVSAGGYHHHIGLNTWESLGGSPPPPGTTGLYHTAILYPTRGALSAALHRVLAAGISLDGASDHGISEALYLRDPDDNGVELYWDRPPEAWPRTPRGELAMFSRRLDLNGLLKEVKAHQDVPAVGEGPRDG, from the coding sequence ATGACTACCGACGAACCGCTCCGACCGATTGATCCGGGCGTTCGCATCGGCCATGTCCATTTGAAGGTCGCCGACCTGGAACGGGCGCTGCGGTTCTATTGCGGCGTTCTCGGCTTCGAGTTGACCCAAAGGTACGGTACCCAGGCGGCATTCGTTTCGGCGGGCGGCTACCACCACCACATCGGACTGAACACCTGGGAGAGCCTGGGCGGGTCGCCCCCGCCGCCGGGGACGACGGGCCTGTACCACACCGCCATTCTGTACCCAACTCGCGGGGCGCTGTCCGCTGCGCTGCATCGCGTGTTGGCCGCGGGAATCTCGCTCGACGGAGCCAGCGATCACGGCATCAGCGAGGCGCTGTACCTGCGTGACCCGGACGACAACGGCGTGGAACTGTATTGGGATCGCCCCCCGGAAGCATGGCCGCGGACGCCACGGGGCGAATTAGCGATGTTCAGTCGGCGGCTCGACCTGAACGGGTTGCTCAAGGAAGTCAAGGCGCACCAGGACGTCCCGGCGGTCGGTGAAGGGCCACGGGACGGGTGA
- a CDS encoding YkgB family protein, translating to MGVLKLFELASRMDHVGVAVTRVGLIVVLLWIGGLKAFRYEADGIVPFVANSPFMSFFYADGENYKTHKNPEGVLNAENRAWHEANHTYEFAYGLGTVIVLYGLLLCLHPWLPQAAALGSFLVFVMSLVTLSFLITTPECWVPALGDAQHGFPYLSGAGRLVVKDAIMMGAALVTMADSAKAYLRKRAAAVMLSKAAVTENRTTLASA from the coding sequence ATGGGCGTGCTGAAGCTTTTCGAACTGGCCTCCCGGATGGACCACGTGGGCGTGGCCGTCACGCGAGTCGGCTTGATCGTCGTGCTGCTCTGGATTGGTGGATTGAAGGCGTTTCGCTACGAAGCGGACGGCATCGTGCCGTTCGTCGCCAACAGCCCATTCATGAGCTTCTTTTACGCCGACGGCGAGAACTACAAGACCCACAAGAACCCGGAGGGGGTGCTGAACGCCGAGAATCGAGCTTGGCACGAAGCGAACCACACCTACGAGTTCGCCTATGGCCTGGGGACCGTGATTGTCCTGTACGGCCTGCTGCTCTGCCTGCATCCCTGGCTGCCCCAGGCCGCGGCGCTGGGTAGCTTTCTGGTCTTCGTGATGTCGCTCGTCACGCTGTCGTTCTTGATCACGACTCCGGAATGTTGGGTTCCCGCGCTGGGCGACGCCCAGCACGGCTTCCCCTATTTGAGCGGCGCCGGGCGGCTGGTCGTCAAGGACGCGATTATGATGGGTGCGGCCCTGGTGACGATGGCGGATTCGGCGAAGGCGTACCTCCGAAAGCGGGCCGCGGCCGTCATGCTGTCAAAGGCCGCCGTGACTGAGAATCGGACGACCCTGGCGAGCGCGTGA
- a CDS encoding helix-turn-helix transcriptional regulator, giving the protein MEKRNATHNLFDPRQGGQAIRTERLDPRRKSFEPARTNYFSVYLIESGSGTVWADASQFSFGPNELLFFVPYQHLRFAAGAPICGELVQFHANFLCVETFHAEVGCSGVLFNDLYGTPVVKLKGPAKSAIKNLIDRIQQEDDKRELAYGEVMLAHLKVLLVLATRLKSPQAAACAPGPDLRQPILAELRELIEQNYRTLHSPADYAKRLHVTAKTLGRVVREQLGTTPTDLIRNRVLIHAKWQLLHTLKPVKEISRELGFSDELYFSRLFKKATGYSPTFFREFETEIRGGSNLSMPSGHAPILPAAAASDT; this is encoded by the coding sequence ATGGAAAAACGAAACGCCACCCACAACCTGTTCGACCCTCGACAGGGCGGACAGGCCATTCGCACGGAACGCCTCGACCCGAGGCGCAAATCGTTCGAGCCCGCCCGCACGAATTACTTTTCGGTCTACCTGATCGAATCTGGCAGTGGGACCGTTTGGGCGGACGCTTCCCAGTTCAGTTTTGGCCCGAATGAGTTGCTGTTTTTTGTCCCCTACCAGCACCTTCGGTTCGCCGCCGGCGCGCCGATATGCGGAGAGTTGGTACAGTTTCACGCCAACTTTCTGTGCGTCGAGACGTTCCACGCCGAAGTCGGTTGCAGTGGCGTCTTGTTCAATGACCTCTATGGCACTCCCGTGGTCAAGTTGAAAGGGCCGGCCAAGTCGGCCATCAAGAATCTGATCGACCGCATCCAACAGGAAGACGACAAGCGTGAACTCGCCTACGGCGAAGTCATGCTCGCTCATCTGAAGGTCTTGCTCGTCCTCGCCACGAGGCTCAAGTCACCCCAGGCGGCCGCGTGCGCGCCGGGGCCGGACCTCCGGCAGCCCATTCTGGCGGAATTGCGCGAGCTGATTGAGCAGAACTACCGCACGCTGCACTCGCCCGCCGACTACGCCAAGCGGCTGCACGTTACCGCCAAGACGCTCGGCAGGGTCGTGCGCGAGCAGCTGGGAACAACGCCAACCGATCTGATCCGCAACCGCGTCCTGATCCACGCCAAGTGGCAACTGCTCCACACGCTGAAGCCGGTGAAGGAGATTTCCCGGGAGCTTGGCTTTAGCGACGAACTGTATTTCAGCCGCCTGTTCAAGAAGGCGACCGGCTATTCGCCGACGTTCTTTCGCGAGTTCGAGACGGAAATCCGGGGCGGGAGCAATTTGTCCATGCCTTCGGGCCATGCGCCCATTCTGCCTGCCGCCGCGGCTTCCGATACTTGA
- a CDS encoding alpha/beta fold hydrolase: MNPANLPPFEPHPWLRGAHAQTLAGVYLPGHAVPYRAVQHRVALDDGDTIVLHDDQPAEWRPGERVVLLMHGLCGSHQSGYMCRIADKLNARGVRTFRLDLRGCGAGAGLARLPYHSGRSADAAAAIERVAAFCPDAPLTLVGFSLGGNITLKLLGEIGARPVGNLDSAVAVCPPINLAGCCRGLQVGLRRGYDRYFARQLRQMLRELARLVADPPPAQFAREPRSVWDFDDVYTAPVSGFGTAENYYAQCSAGPLVARIQLPTLIVASRDDPMVAADDFDRLTLPSAVQLHMTERGGHLGFIARGGVDPDRRWLDWRVVDWVLAQRDATALGLKTF; this comes from the coding sequence ATGAACCCCGCCAACTTGCCTCCATTCGAGCCTCATCCCTGGTTGCGCGGCGCGCATGCCCAGACGCTGGCCGGCGTCTATCTGCCGGGACACGCGGTCCCCTATCGGGCCGTTCAGCACCGTGTCGCGCTCGACGACGGCGACACGATCGTGCTGCACGATGACCAGCCGGCCGAGTGGCGTCCGGGTGAACGTGTCGTGCTGTTGATGCACGGACTGTGTGGCAGCCATCAAAGCGGGTACATGTGCCGCATCGCCGACAAGCTCAACGCCCGCGGAGTGCGGACCTTTCGGCTCGATCTGCGCGGTTGCGGCGCGGGGGCGGGCCTGGCGCGGTTGCCCTATCACAGCGGGCGCTCGGCCGACGCGGCCGCGGCGATCGAGCGCGTTGCCGCGTTTTGTCCCGATGCGCCGCTGACGCTGGTTGGGTTCTCTCTCGGGGGCAACATCACGTTGAAACTGTTGGGCGAGATCGGCGCGCGGCCGGTCGGCAACTTGGACAGCGCCGTGGCCGTCTGTCCGCCGATCAACCTGGCGGGCTGTTGTCGCGGGTTGCAGGTGGGGCTGCGGCGGGGGTATGACCGCTACTTCGCGCGGCAGTTGCGACAGATGTTGCGAGAATTGGCGCGACTGGTCGCCGATCCGCCACCGGCCCAGTTCGCGCGCGAGCCGCGCAGCGTGTGGGACTTTGACGACGTGTACACCGCGCCGGTCAGCGGCTTTGGCACGGCCGAGAACTATTACGCCCAGTGCAGCGCGGGGCCGTTGGTCGCCAGGATTCAACTGCCGACGCTGATCGTGGCGTCGCGCGACGATCCGATGGTCGCGGCCGACGATTTCGACCGGCTGACGCTTCCCAGTGCGGTGCAGTTGCACATGACCGAGCGCGGCGGGCACCTGGGCTTTATCGCTCGCGGCGGCGTGGACCCCGATCGGCGCTGGCTCGATTGGCGCGTGGTCGACTGGGTGCTGGCGCAACGCGACGCTACGGCGCTCGGTCTAAAAACATTTTGA